In Camelus ferus isolate YT-003-E chromosome 10, BCGSAC_Cfer_1.0, whole genome shotgun sequence, the following proteins share a genomic window:
- the RPL27A gene encoding 60S ribosomal protein L27a, translating to MPSRLRKTRKLRGHVSHGHGRIGKHRKHPGGRGNAGGMHHHRINFDKYHPGYFGKVGMRHYHLKRNQSFCPTVNLDKLWTLVSEQTRVNAAKNKTGAAPIIDVVRSGYYKVLGKGKLPKQPVIVKAKFFSRRAEEKIKGVGGACVLVA from the exons ATG CCATCCAGACTAAGGAAGACCCGGAAACTTAGGGGCCACGTGAGCCACGGCCACGGCCGCATCG GCAAACACCGGAAGCATCCGGGAGGCCGGGGTAATGCTGGTGGCATGCATCACCACAGGATCAACTTCGACAAATA TCACCCAGGATACTTTGGGAAAGTTGGTATGAGGCATTACCACTTAAAGAGGAACCAAAGCTTCTGCCCAACTGTCAACCTTGATAAATTATGGACCTTGGTCAGTGAGCAGACACGGGTAAATGCTGCCAAGAACAAGACTGGAGCTGCTCCTATCATTGATGTGGTGCGATCG GGCTACTACAAAGTTCTGGGGAAGGGAAAGCTTCCTAAGCAGCCTGTCATCGTGAAAGCCAAATTCTTCAGCAGAAGAGCTGAGGAGAAGATTAAGGGTGTGGGTGGTGCCTGTGTCCTGGTAGCTTGA